A region from the Bacillus sp. BGMRC 2118 genome encodes:
- the mutL gene encoding DNA mismatch repair endonuclease MutL → MGIIRKLDDALSNKIAAGEVVERPASVVKELVENAVDAGSSVIEIEVEEAGLSKIRIIDNGHGIQEDDCLVAFERHATSKIKDENDLFRIRTLGFRGEALPSIASVSEMEIKTSTGDGPGTFLSLRGGVIVSHESTNSRKGTEITVQNLFFNTPARLKYMKTIHTELGNITDTLNRMALAYPNVSFKLTHNGKRVFYTNGNGDVLHVLASIYGISVAKKLIPINLESLDFKVRGFISLPEITRASRNYISIIVNGRFIKNIPIAKAIQEGYHTLLPIGRYPIVLLQIEMDPLLVDVNVHPAKLEVRISKEAELHHLIKEGIKTAFKSRQLIPSVDLPRTIRKNDSVQESISFTHDIPNVQVRESYVPEVPIVRDVNSPSQPTQTEHVVNEQALSWQSTPEEEKHEELLEDMQILEHRDTELPSTERIPPLYPIGQMHGTYILAQNENGLYIIDQHAAQERVKYEFFREKVGQVTREVQELLVPITLEYSHQEYLIIEEHKHALQEVGVFLEAFGGQSYIVRSHPNWFPTGYEVEIIEEIIQQVILLKKVDIKKLREESAIMMSCKGSIKANHYLQNNDMFTLLETLRKSEDPFTCPHGRPIIVHFTTYEMEKLFKRVM, encoded by the coding sequence GTGGGGATTATTAGAAAGCTAGATGACGCTCTCTCCAACAAAATTGCGGCAGGGGAAGTTGTAGAACGTCCAGCCTCTGTTGTGAAAGAGTTAGTTGAAAACGCCGTTGATGCCGGAAGTTCCGTCATTGAAATAGAAGTAGAGGAAGCGGGTTTATCAAAGATTCGTATCATTGATAATGGTCATGGTATCCAAGAGGACGATTGTCTTGTTGCTTTTGAGCGACACGCTACGAGTAAAATCAAGGATGAAAATGATTTGTTTCGCATCCGGACATTAGGATTTAGAGGTGAAGCATTACCAAGTATTGCGTCTGTTTCAGAAATGGAAATAAAAACGTCTACCGGGGATGGTCCAGGTACATTCCTTTCTTTAAGAGGTGGCGTAATCGTTAGTCATGAAAGTACAAATAGTCGAAAAGGAACAGAGATTACTGTACAAAACTTATTCTTTAACACTCCAGCTCGATTGAAGTACATGAAGACTATTCATACTGAATTAGGAAACATTACTGATACACTTAACCGTATGGCACTTGCTTATCCAAACGTCTCCTTTAAGTTGACTCATAATGGGAAGCGAGTGTTCTATACAAATGGTAATGGTGATGTACTTCACGTTTTAGCTTCAATTTATGGAATCTCTGTTGCTAAAAAGTTAATACCGATAAATCTTGAGTCATTAGACTTTAAGGTGAGGGGCTTTATTTCGTTACCTGAGATTACAAGGGCTTCTAGGAATTATATATCTATTATTGTGAATGGGCGCTTTATTAAAAACATACCAATTGCAAAAGCAATACAAGAGGGGTATCATACGTTATTACCCATAGGTCGTTATCCAATCGTATTGCTCCAAATAGAAATGGATCCTTTACTAGTCGATGTAAACGTTCATCCGGCAAAACTAGAGGTTCGTATTAGCAAAGAGGCCGAGCTTCATCATTTAATTAAAGAGGGAATAAAGACAGCTTTTAAAAGCAGACAGCTTATACCGTCAGTTGATTTACCAAGAACCATTAGAAAAAATGATTCAGTCCAAGAATCCATTTCCTTTACTCACGATATCCCAAATGTACAAGTTAGAGAAAGTTATGTTCCAGAAGTGCCAATTGTGCGAGATGTGAATTCTCCATCACAGCCAACTCAGACTGAGCATGTAGTAAATGAACAAGCTTTAAGCTGGCAATCAACACCTGAAGAGGAGAAGCATGAGGAACTGTTAGAAGATATGCAAATCCTCGAGCATAGGGATACAGAACTCCCGAGTACTGAACGAATTCCGCCTTTATACCCAATTGGACAAATGCATGGCACGTATATACTGGCACAAAATGAAAATGGTTTATATATTATTGATCAGCATGCTGCCCAGGAGCGGGTTAAATACGAATTTTTCAGGGAAAAGGTAGGACAAGTAACAAGAGAAGTTCAAGAACTTCTTGTACCTATTACGTTAGAGTATTCACATCAAGAGTACTTAATAATTGAAGAACATAAACATGCACTTCAAGAAGTAGGTGTTTTTCTAGAAGCCTTTGGAGGACAAAGTTATATTGTCCGATCCCATCCAAACTGGTTTCCAACAGGTTACGAAGTAGAGATCATTGAGGAGATTATCCAACAAGTTATACTGTTAAAAAAGGTTGATATTAAGAAGTTGCGTGAAGAATCAGCAATCATGATGAGTTGTAAAGGATCCATAAAAGCAAACCATTATTTGCAAAACAACGATATGTTCACACTTTTGGAAACACTGCGAAAAAGTGAAGATCCTTTTACATGTCCTCATGGAAGGCCGATTATTGTTCATTTCACAACATATGAAATGGAAAAGTTGTTCAAGCGAGTGATGTAG
- the cotE gene encoding outer spore coat protein CotE, giving the protein MSQYREIITKAVVGKGKKFTQSTHTISPSHRPTSILGCWVINHVYDAEKCGDVVEVEGKYDINTWYSYNDNTKTEVVTETVSYKDVVKLRYRDENFFGDDHEVIARVVQHPNCLEATISPNGNKVVVQVEREFLVEVIGETKVCVHVSPDACDESDWDCDVEEDDFEDLNPDFILGDEE; this is encoded by the coding sequence ATGTCCCAATACAGAGAGATTATTACAAAGGCTGTTGTCGGAAAAGGTAAGAAGTTCACACAGTCCACACATACGATTTCACCATCGCATAGACCAACAAGCATTTTAGGGTGCTGGGTAATCAACCATGTTTATGATGCAGAAAAATGCGGGGATGTAGTCGAGGTAGAAGGTAAGTATGATATTAACACTTGGTACTCTTACAACGATAATACAAAAACAGAAGTTGTAACCGAAACAGTATCATACAAAGATGTAGTAAAACTTCGTTATCGTGATGAAAACTTCTTTGGTGATGACCATGAAGTAATTGCAAGAGTTGTTCAACATCCGAATTGTTTAGAAGCAACCATTTCTCCTAACGGAAACAAAGTTGTCGTTCAAGTTGAAAGAGAATTCCTTGTGGAAGTGATTGGAGAAACAAAGGTTTGTGTACATGTAAGTCCTGATGCATGTGATGAATCCGATTGGGATTGCGATGTTGAGGAAGATGATTTCGAAGATCTAAATCCAGATTTCATATTAGGCGATGAAGAATAA
- the mutS gene encoding DNA mismatch repair protein MutS → MAIAQYTPMIQQYLKVKAEYQDAFLFFRLGDFYEMFFEDAVKASQELEITLTSREGGTEDRIPMCGVPYHAARNYIEQLVEKGYKVAICEQTEDPKQAKGVVKREVVQLITPGTLMEGRGLDDKQNNYISSFTSFPDGTFGFSYNDLSTGELYVTLLHSWDEVLGEIITTGTKEVVSSTKIDNEREKQLRERCFVTVSFEDETILPIEANEVLASIEQDKLKQTVSRLLHYLKRTQKRSLDHLQKAEFYQVHQFMKIDVYSKRNLELTETIRSNGKKGSLLWLLDETMTAMGGRMLKSWIDRPLIHSDQIQKRHDMVEVLQSQFFEREELREKLKEVYDVERLAGRVAYGNVNARDLVQLRRSLEQVPAIKSTISQLQLPYAEVLSSKVDLCEDLLELLETSLKENPPLSVKDGDMIQDGYNPQLDQYRDASRNGKTWIAQLEQEERELTGIKTLKIGYNRVFGYFIEVTKANIGLLQEGRYERKQTLANAERYITPELKEKESLILEAQEKIVQLEYDLFLQIREQVKGYIPRLQALAKIISEIDVLQSFAKVSEERHFVKPVLSTKNILNVKNGRHPVVEKMMDARLYVANDCFMNDESQMLLITGPNMSGKSTYMRQIALTAIMAQIGCFVAADEATLPIFDQVFTRIGAADDLISGQSTFMVEMLEAKNAITNATHASLILFDEIGRGTSTYDGMALAQAIIEYIHEHIGAKTLFSTHYHELTALSEDLNHLKNVHVRAVEKDGKVVFLHKVQEGAADKSYGIHVAQLAELPASLITRAQQLLTEFENKNESSLQVEQVKEVEQLSFFTPDDRKVKQESTLTDKEKEVVRLVKGIQLMELTPMDAMNKLYEIQKKLK, encoded by the coding sequence ATGGCCATTGCACAATATACGCCAATGATACAACAATATTTAAAGGTTAAGGCAGAGTATCAGGATGCCTTTTTATTTTTTCGTTTAGGTGATTTTTATGAAATGTTTTTCGAGGATGCGGTAAAGGCGTCACAAGAATTAGAAATTACGCTGACAAGTAGAGAAGGCGGCACAGAAGATCGTATTCCGATGTGCGGGGTCCCGTATCATGCTGCTCGAAATTATATAGAACAATTAGTGGAAAAAGGCTACAAGGTTGCGATTTGTGAACAGACTGAGGACCCTAAACAGGCAAAGGGTGTTGTTAAACGTGAAGTTGTTCAGTTAATCACACCTGGAACATTAATGGAAGGCCGCGGCTTGGATGATAAGCAAAATAACTATATATCTTCCTTTACATCGTTTCCTGATGGGACTTTTGGATTTTCCTATAATGATTTATCTACAGGTGAGTTATATGTTACACTCTTGCATTCATGGGATGAAGTACTAGGAGAAATCATCACAACGGGTACAAAGGAAGTGGTTTCATCAACTAAAATAGATAATGAAAGAGAAAAGCAATTACGCGAACGCTGCTTTGTGACTGTTTCATTCGAAGATGAAACGATTCTCCCGATAGAAGCAAATGAAGTGTTGGCTTCTATTGAACAGGACAAGCTCAAACAAACAGTTTCAAGGCTGCTTCATTACTTAAAGCGCACACAAAAAAGAAGCTTAGATCACTTACAAAAGGCTGAGTTTTATCAAGTACATCAATTTATGAAGATTGATGTATATTCTAAAAGAAACCTAGAGTTAACCGAAACGATTCGTTCAAATGGTAAAAAGGGTTCTTTACTTTGGTTGCTAGATGAAACAATGACAGCAATGGGTGGACGTATGCTTAAGTCATGGATAGACCGTCCCCTCATTCATTCTGATCAAATTCAAAAACGACATGATATGGTAGAAGTGTTACAATCTCAATTTTTTGAAAGAGAGGAATTGAGAGAAAAACTTAAAGAAGTGTATGATGTGGAACGATTAGCAGGACGAGTCGCATATGGAAATGTAAATGCGCGTGATTTAGTTCAGTTAAGAAGATCACTTGAACAAGTTCCAGCAATAAAATCAACCATTTCCCAATTACAATTACCATATGCAGAAGTACTGTCGAGTAAAGTTGATCTATGTGAAGATTTATTAGAACTTCTTGAAACTTCATTGAAGGAAAATCCACCTTTAAGTGTAAAGGATGGAGATATGATTCAAGATGGATACAATCCACAACTAGACCAATATCGTGATGCGAGCAGAAACGGTAAAACATGGATTGCGCAGTTAGAACAAGAAGAACGGGAGCTAACCGGTATAAAAACCTTAAAAATCGGCTATAACCGTGTTTTTGGTTATTTCATTGAGGTTACAAAGGCGAATATCGGTTTATTACAAGAAGGACGCTATGAACGAAAACAAACTTTAGCAAATGCTGAGCGATATATTACCCCAGAGCTAAAGGAGAAGGAATCTCTTATTCTAGAAGCACAAGAAAAAATTGTACAACTTGAGTATGATTTATTTTTACAAATACGTGAACAGGTAAAGGGATATATCCCTAGATTGCAAGCACTAGCTAAAATTATATCTGAAATAGATGTACTACAATCCTTTGCGAAAGTAAGTGAAGAGCGTCATTTTGTAAAACCTGTTCTATCAACCAAAAATATTCTTAATGTAAAAAATGGTAGACATCCAGTTGTAGAAAAAATGATGGATGCTAGACTATATGTTGCGAATGATTGTTTCATGAATGATGAAAGCCAAATGCTGCTCATTACAGGACCGAATATGTCTGGTAAAAGTACGTATATGAGACAAATAGCATTAACAGCTATTATGGCTCAAATCGGTTGTTTTGTTGCTGCAGATGAAGCCACTCTACCAATCTTCGATCAAGTATTTACAAGAATTGGCGCAGCCGATGATCTTATTTCTGGCCAAAGTACTTTTATGGTCGAGATGCTAGAAGCAAAGAATGCTATCACAAATGCTACACATGCTAGTTTAATTTTATTTGATGAGATTGGAAGAGGTACGTCCACATATGATGGAATGGCATTAGCACAAGCTATTATTGAATATATACATGAACATATAGGAGCAAAGACGCTATTTTCTACTCATTATCATGAATTAACTGCACTTAGTGAAGATTTAAATCATTTGAAAAATGTTCATGTTCGTGCAGTGGAGAAAGATGGTAAAGTTGTATTCCTTCATAAAGTTCAAGAAGGAGCAGCAGACAAAAGTTATGGTATTCATGTTGCTCAGCTTGCTGAATTGCCAGCCTCTCTTATTACAAGAGCGCAACAATTATTAACGGAGTTTGAAAATAAAAATGAATCATCTTTGCAGGTTGAACAAGTAAAAGAAGTAGAACAGTTGTCTTTCTTTACTCCAGATGATCGCAAGGTAAAACAGGAATCTACTTTGACAGATAAAGAAAAAGAAGTAGTTAGACTAGTAAAGGGAATTCAACTTATGGAGCTTACACCTATGGATGCTATGAATAAGCTCTATGAAATTCAAAAGAAACTAAAGTAA